Proteins encoded by one window of Streptococcus sanguinis:
- a CDS encoding LPKTxAVK-anchored surface protein gives MKKVLLSSAVALSLFAAAAPVFAEGTASLWVNDIDNNEVPQGSTDSESNKVMDELQAYRDAQSALDQQVAEAKKAPVGKSAVMEDQAGNKVLVIGEGESANADQPSAAPSTTDPSTPAYSAAPYSTASSSVPTFPAPSQSSAASSSATGKKKAKKSENKAKKAPEAKEENKENEENSEEKSLPKTSAVK, from the coding sequence ATGAAAAAGGTTTTGCTTTCAAGTGCTGTGGCCCTTTCACTTTTCGCGGCTGCTGCACCAGTATTTGCTGAGGGTACAGCCAGTCTTTGGGTTAATGACATTGATAATAATGAAGTTCCCCAAGGCAGTACGGACTCAGAATCTAATAAAGTTATGGATGAATTGCAGGCCTATAGAGATGCACAATCAGCTCTGGATCAGCAAGTTGCTGAAGCTAAGAAAGCTCCGGTTGGCAAAAGTGCTGTGATGGAGGATCAGGCTGGTAACAAAGTTCTTGTTATTGGTGAGGGAGAGTCGGCCAATGCTGATCAGCCTTCAGCGGCACCATCTACTACAGATCCATCTACACCGGCTTATTCGGCAGCACCTTACTCCACAGCCTCTTCATCAGTTCCGACTTTTCCAGCACCGTCTCAATCTTCGGCGGCGTCCTCTTCAGCAACAGGTAAAAAGAAGGCTAAAAAATCAGAAAATAAAGCAAAAAAAGCTCCGGAAGCAAAAGAAGAGAACAAGGAAAATGAGGAGAATTCTGAAGAAAAGTCACTTCCTAAGACAAGTGCAGTCAAATAA